The genomic DNA CGCATGGCCAGGCCCCCGTTCTACCGTCGTGTCGCCGCGGCGAGCGCGGCGCACTCGGCATCGGCCTGCAGGTAATCATCGAGCGCGTCCTCCCACGTGCGCACGGTGGCGCCCGTGAGAAGGCGGTACTTGTCTTTCGAAACCTCGATCTTCGCCGGCCGGGGCGCCACCCACGGCAGTGTCTTTGAGGAGATCGCGGTAAGCCGTCGCACGTCGAGCCCAAGCCGCTCGAAAACGTGCCGCGTCATGTCGTAGCGCGAGCAGAGCCCCTCGTTGGTGAACTGCACGATGCCCGACGCACCCGCTTCGAGCAGTTGCCCGATCGCCTCGGCGATGTCGAACGAATACGTCGGGCTGCCAAGCTGGTCGCCAATCACGCCGACGGTCTCCATGCGCTGGGCGCGCCGCAGGATGGCGCGCACGAAGCTCTTGTCGTTGAAGCCGAACACCCAGGCGACTCGCACGACGAGGAACTCGGGCGATACCTCGAGCACGGCGCGCTCGCCGGCCACTTTGCTCTCGCTGTAGACCGACAGCGGAGCGGGCGTATCGTCCTCCGTGTACGGCGCCGGCTTCGTCCCGTCGAAGACGTAATCGGTGCTAATGTGGACCAAGTGCACGCCGAGCCCGCGGCACGCCTCGGCAAGCCGGCGCGGCCCATCAGCGTTGGTGAGGAATGCCTCGTCGCGGTGCGTCTCGCAGAAATCGAGCGAGGCCCGCGCGGCGCAATTGACGACGACACGTGCCCCCTGTGCCTCGATCGCTCGCCGGCACGCGGTCGGGTCGATCACATCGAGTTCCGAGTGTCGCAGCCCGACGAGCGCCCGTCCGCGCCAGGCGCGCACGAGGTCGCCGCCGAGCAACCCGCCCGCGCCGGTGATGAGGACTTTCCTGTTGCCCGTCGCCGCGTTCATCCGAGTGCCACCGCGCGATTACGCCGACCGCTTACCCGCCTGGCCCGCAACGATGTTCGACGTGCTGAGCAGCGCGTCGCACGACTCGCCGGCGTCAGCCCACCAGCCGTCAAGGAAGCTGAACGACATGTCGCCCGAGGCGATGTAGGCGTTGTTGACGTCGGTGATCTCGAGCTCGCCGCGGCCCGACGGCTTGAGCGTTTTGATGATCTCGAACACGCGCGCGTCGTACATGTAGATGCCGATCACCGCGTAGTTCGTCCTCGGATCCTTCGGCTTCTCGACAACGCGCACGACCCGGTCCCCGTCGATCTCGGCGACGCCGAACTCGCGCGGGTTCTCGACCTCCTTGAGCAGAATGCGCGCGCCCGTGCGCTGCGCGGCGAACGCCTCGACATGGGGCCGAAGGCTCTTCTCGACGATGTTGTCGCCGAGCATAACGACGAGGCGGCCCTCGTCGGCGAAGTGCTCGCACAGGCCGAGCGCCTCGGCGATGCCGCCCTCGCCCTGCTGGTAGGTGTAGTGCAGCTCCTTGAGGCCGAAGGCACGGCCGTTGCCGAGCAGCCGGAGAAAGTCGCCGGCGTTGCGCCCGCCGGTGACGATCATGATGTCATCGAGCCCCGCCTCAACGAGCGTCTCGATCGGATAGTAGATCATCGGCTTGTTGTAGACGGGCAGCAGGTGCTTGTTTGTAATGTCGGTCAGCGGACTGAGCCGCGTGCCCAACCCGCCGGCAAGGATAATGCCCTTCATCTCAGCCGTCCTTCTGCGCCCAGTCGTACGGAATGTCGTTGTCGTGCGGGTCGAGCCGGTACTCGTCGGGTTCATCGCGATTGTACGGTTCCGTCACCGTGTTGATGATGATGGCTTCGCGCCCGCCAATGCCTTTCATGCCGTGCTGGACGCCTTGGGGGATCTGCACGAGGATCGGATTGTGCTCGCCGACGAAGAATTCGTTGACCTCCCCGCGCGTCGGCGAGACGGTACGGCCGTCGTAGAGCACGATCTTGGCCATGCCCGACACGACGGCCATGCTGTCGGTCTGCTTGCGATGCGAATGCCACGCCTTGACCACTCCCGGCCCGACGGTCG from Verrucomicrobiota bacterium includes the following:
- a CDS encoding dTDP-4-dehydrorhamnose 3,5-epimerase family protein yields the protein MIDGVKVKKLCVICDERGRLMEILRADDPEFIKFGQVYMTTVGPGVVKAWHSHRKQTDSMAVVSGMAKIVLYDGRTVSPTRGEVNEFFVGEHNPILVQIPQGVQHGMKGIGGREAIIINTVTEPYNRDEPDEYRLDPHDNDIPYDWAQKDG
- the rfbD gene encoding dTDP-4-dehydrorhamnose reductase, with the protein product MNAATGNRKVLITGAGGLLGGDLVRAWRGRALVGLRHSELDVIDPTACRRAIEAQGARVVVNCAARASLDFCETHRDEAFLTNADGPRRLAEACRGLGVHLVHISTDYVFDGTKPAPYTEDDTPAPLSVYSESKVAGERAVLEVSPEFLVVRVAWVFGFNDKSFVRAILRRAQRMETVGVIGDQLGSPTYSFDIAEAIGQLLEAGASGIVQFTNEGLCSRYDMTRHVFERLGLDVRRLTAISSKTLPWVAPRPAKIEVSKDKYRLLTGATVRTWEDALDDYLQADAECAALAAATRR
- a CDS encoding NTP transferase domain-containing protein → MKGIILAGGLGTRLSPLTDITNKHLLPVYNKPMIYYPIETLVEAGLDDIMIVTGGRNAGDFLRLLGNGRAFGLKELHYTYQQGEGGIAEALGLCEHFADEGRLVVMLGDNIVEKSLRPHVEAFAAQRTGARILLKEVENPREFGVAEIDGDRVVRVVEKPKDPRTNYAVIGIYMYDARVFEIIKTLKPSGRGELEITDVNNAYIASGDMSFSFLDGWWADAGESCDALLSTSNIVAGQAGKRSA